From the Acidilutibacter cellobiosedens genome, one window contains:
- a CDS encoding FAD-dependent oxidoreductase, which translates to MKKVIVIGGGWAGCAASISARKTGAEVLLIERTDMLVGLGNVGGIMRNNGRFTAQEENTFLGAKELFNITDKLSIHKNINFPGHHHANLYDVTNIEYEVRKLVKSMGINVLFKSRAIDVIKEGSKIKNIILNNDEIVEGDVFIDTTGSTGPMGNCLKYGNGCAMCILRCPTFGPRISISEKAGVKDIRGLRKDGSFGAFSGSCKLNKDSLGKDVREELEREGVVVLPVPKDDIKLDKLDKKVCQQYALKEYAENIVLLDTGHAKMMTSYYPLEDLRKIKGLEKVKYIDPYSGGIGNSIRYLSMAPRYNTMQVKGIDNLFCGGEKSGLFVGHTEAITTGSLAGYNGGRYAKGLPLIELPRNLATGDIIAYENEAIETKEGLMRRYTFAGSIYLERMKNKGLYTIDRDEIGKRVRESGFSNVYE; encoded by the coding sequence TTGAAAAAGGTAATAGTAATCGGGGGAGGTTGGGCAGGATGTGCAGCGAGCATTTCTGCCAGAAAAACAGGTGCTGAAGTATTATTGATAGAGAGAACCGACATGCTTGTAGGACTTGGTAACGTAGGGGGAATAATGAGGAATAACGGAAGATTTACAGCTCAGGAGGAAAATACGTTTTTGGGGGCAAAAGAACTTTTTAACATAACGGATAAACTTTCAATTCATAAAAATATTAATTTTCCCGGCCATCATCATGCTAATTTATATGATGTAACGAATATCGAATATGAGGTAAGAAAATTAGTAAAGAGTATGGGAATAAACGTATTGTTTAAAAGCAGAGCCATAGACGTAATAAAGGAAGGCAGTAAGATTAAAAACATAATATTGAATAATGATGAGATCGTTGAAGGAGATGTTTTCATAGATACGACAGGATCCACCGGACCTATGGGGAATTGCTTAAAATATGGAAATGGATGCGCTATGTGTATTTTAAGATGTCCTACCTTCGGACCGAGAATAAGTATCAGCGAGAAGGCAGGGGTGAAAGATATACGGGGATTGAGAAAAGACGGTTCCTTTGGTGCTTTCAGCGGGTCTTGCAAATTAAATAAGGATTCTCTCGGAAAAGACGTAAGAGAAGAACTTGAAAGAGAAGGTGTTGTGGTACTTCCCGTTCCCAAGGATGATATAAAATTAGATAAATTAGACAAAAAAGTGTGCCAGCAATATGCATTAAAAGAGTATGCTGAAAATATAGTACTATTGGATACTGGCCATGCGAAAATGATGACTTCTTATTATCCTTTGGAAGACTTAAGAAAAATTAAGGGACTGGAGAAAGTTAAATATATCGATCCTTATTCTGGAGGAATAGGAAATTCAATAAGATATCTGTCTATGGCTCCGAGATATAATACAATGCAGGTAAAGGGAATAGATAATCTTTTTTGTGGAGGAGAAAAATCCGGACTGTTTGTAGGACATACGGAAGCTATAACTACGGGGAGCCTTGCCGGTTATAACGGCGGAAGATATGCAAAAGGTCTTCCTCTTATAGAGCTTCCGAGAAATTTGGCAACGGGAGATATTATAGCTTACGAGAATGAAGCCATTGAGACAAAGGAAGGGTTAATGAGGAGATATACCTTCGCAGGAAGTATATATCTTGAAAGGATGAAGAATAAGGGCTTATATACCATTGATAGAGACGAAATCGGGAAAAGGGTTCGGGAATCAGGATTTTCAAATGTATATGAATAA
- a CDS encoding sulfide/dihydroorotate dehydrogenase-like FAD/NAD-binding protein, with protein sequence MNKSFECIDAGSIYCPCKLADTNNCISCSHLNGGDCCDCRWNGVCILYEYYMNGKKTKPMRKEFSCKIDERNLINENLMLLKIEGNEDMAEELKNPGTYVFLRNYEDVNYYDSPMSVMDICENKIIIVYQIRGNKTKRLSQGDKVIIRGPYWNGILGVKSLNKIYNSNCLIAARGIGQSSVVLVTKFLSERNNKIYLLIDKGNINSIYIKEYIDKLNNVEIIEKNLMENEGEKSIDEIFSRDHIALVFSAGSDILHQRVSDIIKKCPKDLNFMVTNNNILCCGEGICGSCVKRLNSGYKVRACKTSINPKEIFK encoded by the coding sequence TTGAACAAATCTTTTGAATGTATAGATGCAGGAAGTATATATTGCCCTTGCAAATTGGCAGATACTAATAACTGCATATCTTGTTCCCATCTTAATGGGGGAGATTGCTGTGACTGCAGATGGAATGGAGTATGTATTTTATATGAATACTATATGAATGGGAAAAAAACAAAGCCTATGAGAAAAGAGTTCTCATGTAAAATAGATGAAAGGAATTTAATAAATGAGAACCTGATGCTCTTGAAGATTGAAGGAAATGAAGATATGGCGGAAGAATTGAAAAACCCCGGAACATATGTATTTTTAAGAAATTATGAAGATGTTAATTACTATGATTCTCCCATGTCTGTAATGGATATATGTGAAAATAAGATAATTATTGTTTACCAGATAAGAGGGAATAAGACTAAAAGATTATCCCAGGGGGATAAGGTTATAATAAGGGGCCCTTATTGGAATGGGATATTGGGGGTAAAGAGTTTAAATAAGATATACAATTCAAATTGTCTCATTGCTGCAAGAGGTATTGGACAGTCATCTGTGGTTTTGGTTACAAAGTTTTTATCTGAGAGGAATAATAAAATCTATCTTTTGATAGACAAGGGAAATATCAATTCCATATATATAAAAGAATATATTGATAAATTAAATAATGTAGAAATAATAGAAAAGAATTTAATGGAAAATGAAGGGGAGAAATCAATTGATGAAATTTTTTCAAGGGATCATATAGCTTTGGTATTTAGCGCAGGGTCGGATATTTTACATCAAAGAGTATCAGATATTATAAAAAAATGTCCTAAAGATCTTAATTTTATGGTAACAAATAACAATATTTTATGCTGTGGAGAGGGAATATGCGGCTCCTGTGTTAAAAGGCTTAATTCGGGATATAAAGTGAGAGCTTGTAAAACTTCAATAAATCCTAAAGAAATATTTAAATAG
- a CDS encoding D-alanyl-D-alanine carboxypeptidase family protein has protein sequence MKFKKILTFMIILIFFAFNFPVHGDDLEKSLEINAKSAILMDEYSGRILYSLNPYEKTSIASTTKIMTCLIALERGNIKDMVKISENAVRTEGSSIYLKKGEKVSLEDLLYGLMLRSGNDAAVAIAEHIGGTEKNFVDLMNRKSEELNLTNTHFSNPHGLEDENHFSNAYDLALITREAFKNEEFKKIVSAKTWKANREDNNYFCNKNKTLWDYEDGNGVKIGYTKKAGRCLVASSNRNGMQLIAVVLDDGNWFDDAYKLMSYGFENYYYCNIYDKNKIIDSIDVVDGDRKKINVSTKESLYYPIKKGEEKDIKIYVETDNKIYPPISKGARIGKITVYLDGEVISVNELVSKNTVRKLSFFEKIKMIFTG, from the coding sequence TTGAAATTTAAAAAAATACTTACATTTATGATAATATTAATTTTTTTTGCTTTCAATTTTCCTGTCCATGGAGACGACCTTGAAAAAAGCCTCGAAATCAATGCTAAAAGTGCTATTCTGATGGATGAATATTCGGGCAGAATATTGTATTCACTTAATCCTTACGAGAAAACATCCATAGCCAGCACAACCAAAATAATGACCTGCCTTATAGCTTTGGAGAGAGGAAATATAAAAGATATGGTGAAGATTAGCGAAAATGCTGTAAGAACAGAAGGCTCAAGTATATATTTAAAAAAGGGAGAGAAGGTATCCTTAGAAGATTTGTTGTATGGTCTGATGTTAAGGTCTGGTAACGATGCGGCTGTCGCTATTGCCGAACATATAGGAGGCACAGAGAAAAATTTTGTTGATTTGATGAATAGAAAATCAGAGGAGTTAAATCTTACAAATACACATTTTTCAAATCCTCACGGTCTTGAAGATGAAAATCATTTCTCCAATGCCTATGATCTTGCTTTAATCACAAGGGAAGCATTTAAAAATGAAGAATTCAAGAAAATAGTAAGTGCCAAAACTTGGAAGGCAAACAGAGAAGATAACAATTACTTCTGTAATAAAAATAAAACCCTATGGGATTACGAAGATGGCAATGGAGTTAAAATAGGATATACAAAGAAGGCCGGAAGGTGTCTTGTTGCCAGTTCCAATAGAAACGGAATGCAACTGATTGCAGTAGTTTTAGACGATGGAAATTGGTTTGATGATGCTTATAAGCTGATGAGCTATGGATTTGAGAATTACTATTATTGCAATATATACGATAAAAATAAAATTATCGATAGTATAGATGTTGTTGACGGGGATAGAAAAAAAATAAATGTATCAACAAAAGAAAGTTTATATTATCCTATTAAAAAAGGAGAAGAAAAAGATATTAAGATATACGTGGAAACCGATAATAAAATTTATCCGCCTATATCCAAGGGAGCTCGGATAGGAAAGATAACCGTATATTTAGATGGAGAAGTAATATCGGTAAACGAACTGGTTTCTAAAAATACGGTGAGAAAACTTAGTTTTTTTGAAAAGATAAAAATGATCTTCACAGGATAA
- the ytfJ gene encoding GerW family sporulation protein, producing the protein MPEHPIEGLMKTTMSSLKEMVDVNTIIGDPVSSADGLVIIPISRVSFGFASGGSEYSTGKDVKNSYEDEEGKFPFGGGSGAGVSVQPVGFIVVGNEQIKLLPVDEGSSALNNLFDFMGKVIDNFQGMKDKDNNKDNDKDKESTNITQ; encoded by the coding sequence TTGCCTGAACATCCAATAGAAGGTTTAATGAAAACTACGATGTCAAGCTTAAAGGAAATGGTGGATGTAAATACAATAATAGGAGATCCTGTAAGTTCTGCAGATGGGCTTGTTATTATACCCATATCAAGGGTTTCTTTCGGATTTGCATCGGGAGGTTCGGAGTACAGTACTGGCAAAGATGTTAAAAATTCTTATGAAGATGAAGAAGGAAAATTTCCTTTTGGCGGAGGAAGCGGTGCAGGAGTATCGGTACAGCCTGTAGGCTTTATAGTAGTGGGAAATGAACAAATAAAATTGTTGCCGGTAGATGAAGGCAGCAGTGCTTTAAACAATCTGTTCGATTTTATGGGTAAAGTAATCGATAATTTTCAAGGAATGAAAGACAAGGATAATAACAAAGATAATGATAAAGATAAAGAAAGTACAAACATTACTCAATGA
- a CDS encoding DUF2953 domain-containing protein, which translates to MFWRLLILFGFILGILITPVKVKILYKKNDENVLDIRVIFLWGLINIPLNKYFKNRKKDTAHYKNKGEEILNTLKKSKKNFNIYKKKFLKYREKILIEKFNFFISLGLEDPAMTGISVGFLWWIESIISGFILGHNDVKNFKVKINPVFYKNHFEVYLDCIIKCKLVYIIIGSIHSFKIKKGGE; encoded by the coding sequence ATGTTTTGGAGGTTATTAATACTATTTGGATTTATTCTGGGGATATTGATTACACCTGTCAAGGTTAAAATTTTATATAAAAAAAATGATGAGAATGTTTTGGATATCAGAGTAATATTTTTATGGGGATTGATTAATATTCCTCTAAATAAATATTTTAAAAACAGAAAAAAGGATACCGCACATTATAAAAATAAGGGAGAAGAAATATTAAACACATTAAAAAAATCTAAAAAAAATTTTAATATATACAAAAAAAAATTTTTAAAATACAGAGAAAAGATTCTTATTGAAAAATTCAATTTTTTTATATCTTTGGGATTGGAAGATCCGGCAATGACGGGAATTTCTGTAGGATTTTTGTGGTGGATTGAAAGTATAATCTCAGGGTTTATTTTGGGCCACAATGATGTTAAAAACTTTAAAGTAAAGATAAATCCGGTATTTTATAAAAATCATTTTGAAGTATATCTTGACTGCATAATTAAATGCAAATTGGTTTATATTATTATTGGAAGTATTCATAGTTTTAAAATTAAAAAAGGTGGTGAATAA
- the scpB gene encoding SMC-Scp complex subunit ScpB: MEISDIKSIIEGLLFTWGDPLNIKDISNILEMKEEEVKKILKEMTDEFNYNKRGIKIVKTEDYYQLSSRSEHYPWIKKLYMPKENKSLSGASMETLSIIAYRQPITKNEIEAIRGVRCDKAIENLLEKDLIEEKGRLEKTGRPILYGTTIEFLKHIGISDLSELPKIEEFKEDDTEEK; this comes from the coding sequence ATGGAAATATCTGATATAAAGTCAATAATCGAGGGCCTTTTATTTACATGGGGGGATCCTCTGAATATAAAAGATATATCTAATATTTTGGAAATGAAAGAAGAAGAGGTAAAAAAGATACTTAAAGAGATGACGGATGAGTTTAATTATAATAAAAGAGGAATAAAAATTGTTAAAACAGAAGATTATTATCAGTTGAGCAGCAGATCGGAGCATTATCCTTGGATTAAAAAGTTGTACATGCCTAAAGAAAATAAAAGCTTATCCGGAGCATCAATGGAAACCTTATCCATAATTGCCTATAGACAACCTATCACCAAAAATGAAATAGAAGCTATAAGAGGGGTTAGATGTGATAAAGCAATAGAAAATTTGTTGGAAAAGGATTTAATTGAGGAGAAAGGGAGGCTTGAGAAGACCGGAAGGCCTATATTATACGGAACGACTATAGAATTTTTAAAACATATTGGAATAAGTGATTTAAGTGAACTTCCAAAAATAGAAGAATTTAAAGAAGATGATACAGAGGAAAAATAA
- a CDS encoding segregation and condensation protein A, with amino-acid sequence MQEYKVVLERFEGPLDLLIHLIDNAKVSIYDIPIKEITDQYIEYLNKIKIFDLEAASEFLIMASTLLEIKSKMLLPANDKNKGTQMEMEEVDPRLELVQKLVEYKKYKEVSSQLKYYEEIQNKVYYKLKDDLNDFEEGKDKIDELNIDDLVQALNNIIKRKNRKKNKILNINEIQREELPLEECIKKIRGELQKKSKIKFSFLIKDDASNSYIVTKFLAILEMTKSKEIKIKQNEDFSDILIMKI; translated from the coding sequence ATGCAGGAATATAAAGTTGTTTTGGAAAGATTTGAAGGCCCTCTTGATTTGTTAATTCATCTTATTGATAATGCTAAAGTGAGTATATATGATATACCTATTAAGGAGATAACCGACCAGTATATCGAATATTTGAATAAAATTAAAATATTTGATTTGGAGGCTGCTAGCGAATTTTTAATTATGGCTTCCACTTTATTAGAAATTAAATCAAAGATGCTCCTTCCGGCTAATGATAAGAATAAAGGTACCCAGATGGAAATGGAAGAAGTTGACCCGAGGTTGGAACTTGTACAGAAACTGGTAGAATATAAAAAATATAAAGAAGTTTCATCTCAGCTTAAATATTATGAGGAAATTCAAAATAAGGTATATTATAAGTTAAAAGATGATTTGAATGACTTTGAAGAGGGAAAAGACAAGATTGATGAATTGAATATTGATGATTTGGTTCAGGCTTTAAATAATATAATCAAAAGAAAAAACAGGAAGAAGAATAAGATTTTAAACATTAATGAAATACAGAGAGAAGAGCTTCCTTTAGAGGAATGTATAAAAAAAATAAGAGGGGAATTGCAGAAAAAAAGTAAAATCAAATTTAGCTTTCTCATAAAAGATGATGCAAGCAATTCTTATATAGTTACAAAATTCTTAGCTATCCTTGAAATGACAAAGTCAAAGGAAATAAAAATCAAGCAAAATGAAGATTTTTCAGATATACTTATTATGAAAATATAG
- a CDS encoding site-2 protease family protein, whose amino-acid sequence MIADKLIILPGLLTAIVFHEFAHGFVAYKLGDPTAKNAGRLTLNPFKHIDLIGFIFLMVFRFGWAKPVPINPNYFKNRKKDTILVSAAGPIINFIIALFFSLIVSMDIIHNNLILNIVIITIWYNIMLGLFNLLPLPPLDGSKVLASMLPDKYEYYFYKYEKYLYIILLLLIVTGLIDKILSPLINIVLNIMVKIIN is encoded by the coding sequence ATGATTGCAGATAAATTGATTATTCTTCCGGGACTTTTAACGGCAATAGTATTTCATGAATTTGCCCATGGGTTTGTTGCTTATAAGCTGGGAGATCCTACTGCAAAGAATGCAGGAAGGCTGACTTTAAATCCCTTTAAACACATAGATTTGATAGGATTTATTTTTTTAATGGTTTTTAGATTCGGATGGGCAAAGCCTGTGCCTATTAATCCTAACTATTTTAAAAACAGAAAAAAGGATACCATTTTAGTTTCCGCCGCAGGCCCCATAATTAATTTTATTATTGCTCTATTTTTTTCTTTAATTGTATCTATGGATATCATCCATAATAATTTAATTTTGAATATTGTTATTATTACGATATGGTATAATATTATGCTGGGTTTGTTTAATCTTTTGCCTCTTCCTCCTTTGGACGGTTCCAAAGTTTTAGCAAGCATGCTTCCAGATAAATACGAATATTATTTTTATAAATATGAGAAGTATTTATATATAATACTCCTTTTGCTGATAGTAACCGGATTAATAGATAAAATATTAAGTCCTTTAATTAATATTGTACTTAATATTATGGTAAAAATAATAAACTGA
- a CDS encoding D-alanyl-D-alanine carboxypeptidase family protein, which yields MKFYKKVAVLLLIIPLFFSAFNISYGDENFDIKAKSSILIDYHTGEIIYEKNAHEKLPPASVTKIMTLLLTMEAIDKGKIGLKDEVIISTNASKMGGSQIYLEEGESQTVEDLIKAICLRSANDASVALAEYIAGSEELFVKAMNERSKELKMNDTNFENSTGLPHESHYTSAYDIALMSKELMKHAKIQEWLTIYMSDMKVGKKKDIVQSLVNTNRLIKDYQGANGIKTGSTSDAKYCLSASAKRGNLQLIAVIMGAETSKVRFEESKKLLDYGFANYDSVVIGKKGDIIGKVPINKGDKTHLEVVLKDDSYILIPKGSSGKAEKEIILPEVLNAPIEKGKEVGELILKIDGKSVDRVKLIAKETVDKAGFVNMFKKVVKGLLTNK from the coding sequence ATGAAATTCTATAAAAAAGTAGCTGTATTGTTATTGATAATTCCATTATTTTTTTCTGCTTTTAATATATCTTATGGAGACGAAAATTTTGATATAAAAGCAAAATCTTCCATACTCATCGATTATCATACCGGTGAAATTATTTATGAGAAGAATGCTCATGAGAAGTTGCCTCCGGCCAGCGTTACTAAAATAATGACTTTGCTTCTTACTATGGAAGCCATAGATAAGGGTAAAATAGGTTTAAAAGATGAAGTGATTATAAGTACAAATGCCTCTAAGATGGGAGGAAGTCAAATATATCTGGAAGAGGGAGAATCTCAGACGGTTGAGGATCTAATCAAGGCCATCTGTTTAAGATCTGCCAATGATGCCAGTGTTGCTTTAGCAGAGTACATCGCGGGAAGTGAAGAATTATTTGTTAAAGCTATGAATGAAAGAAGCAAGGAATTGAAGATGAATGATACCAACTTTGAAAATTCTACGGGGCTTCCACACGAATCCCATTATACATCTGCTTATGACATAGCCTTGATGTCCAAGGAGCTGATGAAGCATGCTAAAATACAGGAATGGCTTACCATTTATATGAGTGACATGAAGGTTGGAAAGAAAAAGGATATAGTTCAAAGTTTGGTTAATACCAATAGGCTTATAAAGGATTATCAGGGAGCTAACGGTATAAAAACAGGTTCTACTTCGGATGCAAAGTATTGTCTTTCTGCGTCAGCGAAGAGGGGAAATCTTCAACTTATTGCAGTAATAATGGGTGCCGAAACTTCAAAGGTAAGGTTTGAAGAAAGCAAAAAATTATTGGATTACGGATTTGCAAATTACGATTCCGTGGTTATAGGTAAAAAAGGAGATATTATAGGTAAAGTACCTATAAACAAAGGAGACAAAACACATCTGGAAGTAGTTCTTAAAGATGACAGCTATATTCTTATACCTAAAGGATCTTCCGGAAAGGCTGAAAAAGAAATAATACTGCCGGAGGTGTTAAACGCTCCCATAGAGAAGGGCAAAGAAGTGGGAGAATTAATTCTTAAAATCGACGGTAAGAGTGTAGATAGAGTGAAATTGATAGCTAAAGAAACCGTTGATAAGGCAGGATTTGTGAATATGTTCAAAAAAGTTGTGAAAGGCCTTCTTACGAATAAATAA
- a CDS encoding pyrimidine-nucleoside phosphorylase produces the protein MRMYDIIKKKRDGEELSTEEINFFIENYVRDIIPDYQASALLMAIYLKKMNERETLDLTKAIINSGETVDLSDIKGIKVDKHSTGGVGDKTTLALGPMVAACGVPFVKMSGRGLGHTGGTLDKLESIKGFRVELTRDELIDNANKINIAICSQSSNITPGDKKLYGLRDVTATVDDISLIASSVMSKKLAIKSDAILLDVKIGKGAFMHDLKDGIELAKEMVKIGTGYGRKTIAVLTNMDEPLGYGVGNALEVKEAIETLKGRGPRDFTELCLILGSKLLILSQKVKNEDEGRTRIKEVINNGKAYEKFLELVKCQGGDVNFVENTDLLPKSTYIFELKSNKEGHVRSINAEEVGKCDIILGAGRQVKNSPLDLSAGIVFSVKVDDFVKRGDTLCYIHSNSIEKENEVAEKLIKIIEIGEKNPVEKKLLYGEVTKDEVKLY, from the coding sequence ATGAGAATGTATGACATTATTAAGAAAAAAAGAGACGGGGAGGAACTTTCTACTGAGGAAATCAACTTTTTTATAGAAAACTATGTTAGAGATATAATCCCTGATTATCAGGCATCTGCTTTACTTATGGCTATATATTTAAAAAAGATGAATGAAAGGGAAACCCTTGATCTTACGAAAGCAATTATTAATTCCGGAGAAACTGTGGATTTATCCGATATTAAAGGAATTAAAGTTGATAAACACAGCACAGGAGGAGTAGGTGACAAAACCACTTTAGCTCTCGGACCAATGGTTGCCGCTTGTGGAGTGCCTTTTGTCAAGATGTCCGGAAGAGGATTGGGTCATACAGGAGGAACGTTGGATAAACTTGAGTCCATTAAGGGATTTCGAGTAGAATTAACAAGAGACGAATTGATAGATAATGCAAATAAAATAAATATTGCTATATGCAGCCAGTCTTCCAATATTACTCCTGGAGATAAAAAATTATATGGATTAAGGGATGTAACTGCTACTGTGGATGATATTTCTCTAATAGCAAGTAGTGTTATGAGTAAGAAACTTGCTATTAAATCTGATGCCATCCTTCTTGATGTGAAGATAGGCAAAGGAGCATTTATGCATGATTTGAAAGACGGAATTGAGCTTGCAAAGGAAATGGTTAAAATAGGTACAGGATACGGAAGAAAAACCATTGCTGTACTTACCAATATGGATGAACCATTAGGATACGGAGTAGGAAATGCCTTAGAAGTAAAAGAGGCGATAGAAACTCTCAAGGGGAGAGGGCCAAGGGATTTTACCGAACTATGTCTTATTCTCGGAAGTAAGCTTTTAATTTTATCCCAAAAAGTAAAAAATGAAGACGAAGGCAGAACTCGAATAAAAGAAGTAATAAACAACGGAAAGGCTTATGAAAAGTTTTTGGAATTAGTGAAATGCCAAGGCGGAGATGTAAATTTTGTAGAGAATACGGATTTACTTCCAAAGTCTACTTATATCTTTGAATTGAAATCAAACAAAGAAGGACATGTGAGATCAATAAATGCAGAGGAAGTAGGAAAATGTGACATAATATTGGGAGCAGGCAGACAGGTTAAGAATAGCCCCTTAGATCTTTCAGCCGGAATAGTATTTAGTGTGAAGGTTGATGACTTTGTTAAAAGGGGAGATACTCTCTGCTATATCCACAGTAACAGTATTGAAAAGGAAAATGAAGTGGCGGAAAAACTCATAAAAATAATAGAAATCGGAGAGAAAAATCCTGTTGAGAAAAAGCTCCTATACGGAGAAGTAACTAAAGATGAAGTAAAACTTTATTAG
- a CDS encoding purine-nucleoside phosphorylase: MNLLEKIKESGDYIKGRRDDNPSIGLILGSGLGILADEIENSTVIPYKDIPNFPLSTVEGHKGQLVLGNLQGKKVVAMQGRFHYYEGYSLQEVTFPVRVMRFLGVENLIVTNAAGGVNKDFRPKDLMIIKDHINLTGQNPLIGKNYNELGHRFTDMTQAYDRGLIDAAKAAGEKLNINLKEGVYLWLTGPNYETPAEIRMARVLGADAVGMSTVPEVIVAVHGGMKVLGISCITNMAAGILDKPLNHEEVIETSEVIKDSFIKLVKEIVKNI; this comes from the coding sequence ATGAATCTATTAGAAAAAATTAAGGAGAGCGGAGATTATATTAAAGGGAGAAGAGATGATAATCCTTCAATTGGACTGATATTAGGGTCGGGACTGGGCATTTTGGCAGATGAGATAGAAAACAGTACCGTTATTCCTTATAAAGATATCCCTAATTTTCCCTTATCTACAGTTGAAGGACATAAGGGACAATTGGTATTGGGAAATTTACAGGGGAAAAAAGTGGTGGCAATGCAGGGTAGATTTCATTATTACGAAGGATATTCTTTGCAGGAGGTTACTTTTCCAGTCAGAGTAATGAGATTTTTAGGAGTTGAAAATCTTATAGTTACTAACGCAGCGGGAGGAGTGAACAAAGATTTTAGGCCCAAAGATCTTATGATTATAAAAGATCATATAAATTTAACTGGACAGAATCCCTTAATCGGTAAAAATTATAATGAATTGGGGCATCGGTTTACAGATATGACCCAAGCATATGACAGAGGGTTAATAGATGCGGCAAAAGCCGCCGGGGAAAAATTAAATATAAATTTGAAAGAAGGAGTATATTTGTGGCTTACAGGTCCCAATTATGAAACTCCCGCAGAAATAAGAATGGCTCGTGTGTTAGGAGCAGATGCGGTAGGAATGTCAACTGTTCCGGAAGTAATAGTTGCGGTCCACGGTGGTATGAAAGTACTCGGCATTTCTTGCATAACTAATATGGCCGCAGGTATATTGGATAAACCTTTAAATCATGAGGAGGTTATTGAAACTTCGGAAGTGATTAAGGATTCTTTCATTAAACTTGTTAAGGAAATCGTTAAGAATATTTAA
- a CDS encoding tyrosine-type recombinase/integrase: MIEILKKFKNYLYEERGLSQNTLDSYLRDIQYFQGYLKTHTNVEKMEEVNKTFVITYLIQLQKEGKAFGTISRHLSSLKCFYQYLFYNGLIKENPTLNLKSPKYERKVPKALTLEEVDLLLSQPDINSFKGLRDKTMLELMYDTGMRVSQIIELNVSNVNSDIGYIESNFEGGRVISLGNCALKYLNLYIGKLRCQDFREEEEALFVNLSGKRLTRQGFWKIVKYYKEKAGIDKNITPYTLKKYIQNNGREHYESIRKN, from the coding sequence ATGATTGAGATTTTAAAAAAATTTAAGAACTATCTTTATGAAGAAAGAGGATTATCACAAAATACTCTTGATTCATATTTAAGAGATATTCAATATTTTCAAGGATATCTAAAAACACATACAAACGTTGAAAAGATGGAAGAAGTAAATAAGACCTTTGTAATTACATATTTAATTCAGCTTCAAAAAGAAGGAAAGGCTTTTGGAACTATTTCAAGGCATTTGTCATCGCTGAAATGTTTTTATCAATATTTGTTTTATAATGGGCTAATAAAAGAAAATCCCACTTTAAATTTAAAATCACCTAAATACGAAAGGAAAGTGCCAAAGGCTTTAACTTTAGAAGAGGTTGATTTACTTCTTTCTCAGCCAGACATCAATAGTTTTAAGGGTCTGAGAGATAAGACAATGCTTGAACTGATGTATGATACCGGAATGAGAGTTTCCCAAATTATTGAATTAAATGTTTCCAATGTAAACTCTGACATAGGCTACATTGAATCAAACTTTGAAGGGGGACGAGTTATATCCTTAGGAAATTGTGCTTTAAAATATTTAAATCTTTACATCGGCAAACTTAGATGTCAAGATTTTAGAGAAGAAGAGGAAGCTCTTTTTGTTAACCTTAGTGGTAAAAGACTTACAAGGCAAGGGTTTTGGAAAATTGTTAAGTATTATAAGGAAAAAGCGGGAATTGATAAAAATATTACCCCATATACCTTAAAGAAATACATCCAAAATAATGGGAGGGAACATTATGAATCTATTAGAAAAAATTAA